Proteins encoded together in one bacterium window:
- a CDS encoding trimethylamine methyltransferase, which translates to MKTLYRVLSDEERHRVHEESLNLLENTGVRVETPLGRKILRDVGADVDDGDRLVKFPKALVES; encoded by the coding sequence ATGAAAACTTTGTACAGAGTCTTATCCGATGAAGAACGTCATCGGGTGCATGAGGAATCGCTTAATCTCCTTGAGAATACGGGTGTCCGGGTCGAGACACCTCTGGGTCGAAAAATCTTGAGGGATGTGGGCGCGGATGTAGATGACGGCGATAGGTTGGTGAAATTCCCCAAAGCTCTAGTAGAGTC